In one Halosimplex halophilum genomic region, the following are encoded:
- a CDS encoding Yip1 family protein: MPSISTLLTDPDGFFRRQGSDASLKGPLVVILAVVAVDVVAAVLQSRFMSQLFEGAGAAGGLVTALQAFTYVFVVAGPFVVWLLYAGLFHAISVVFGGDGAFSTTLSFVGWGFVPSVVGSVASAAINYYRFNVRGIDVPAEITQESMQQFNRALQTGPLVALSAAFAIVFTLWSAFLWTFALKHARDLTVRQAALTVAGPVLVAVLISLRTLLVAIGVL, encoded by the coding sequence ATGCCCTCCATATCGACACTGCTGACCGATCCCGACGGGTTCTTCCGCCGGCAGGGGTCGGACGCGTCGCTGAAGGGACCGCTCGTCGTGATACTCGCCGTCGTGGCGGTCGACGTGGTCGCCGCGGTGTTGCAGTCCCGGTTCATGTCCCAGCTGTTCGAGGGGGCCGGGGCCGCCGGCGGCCTCGTCACCGCGCTCCAGGCGTTCACGTACGTCTTCGTCGTCGCCGGGCCGTTCGTGGTCTGGCTGCTGTACGCCGGGCTGTTCCACGCAATCTCGGTCGTCTTCGGCGGTGACGGGGCGTTCTCGACGACCCTCTCGTTCGTCGGCTGGGGGTTCGTCCCCAGCGTCGTGGGCTCGGTCGCTTCAGCCGCGATCAACTACTACCGGTTCAACGTCCGCGGTATCGACGTGCCGGCCGAGATCACCCAGGAGTCGATGCAGCAGTTCAACCGGGCGCTCCAGACCGGGCCGCTGGTGGCGCTGTCGGCCGCGTTCGCCATCGTCTTCACGCTCTGGAGCGCGTTCCTCTGGACGTTCGCGCTGAAACACGCCCGCGACCTGACGGTCCGGCAGGCGGCGCTGACCGTCGCCGGTCCGGTCCTGGTCGCCGTGCTGATCTCCCTGCGGACGCTCCTGGTCGCGATCGGGGTCCTCTGA
- the ndk gene encoding nucleoside-diphosphate kinase produces the protein MSHHDERTFVMAKPDAVQRGLTGEIITRLEERGLKLVGAKFMRIDRELAEQHYGEHEDKPFFEDLVDFITSGPVMAMVWEGADATRQVRRMMGATDPAEAAPGTIRGDYGLDLSQNVIHGSDHEDEGANEREIELFFDEDELVEYDRADEPWVYEDADH, from the coding sequence ATGAGCCACCACGACGAGCGGACGTTCGTGATGGCCAAGCCCGACGCCGTCCAGCGCGGGCTCACCGGCGAGATCATCACCCGCCTCGAGGAGCGCGGGCTGAAGCTCGTCGGCGCGAAGTTCATGCGGATCGACCGCGAGCTCGCCGAGCAGCACTACGGCGAGCACGAGGACAAGCCGTTCTTCGAGGACCTCGTCGACTTTATCACCAGCGGTCCGGTGATGGCGATGGTCTGGGAGGGCGCCGACGCGACCCGGCAGGTCCGCCGGATGATGGGCGCGACCGACCCCGCCGAGGCCGCCCCCGGCACCATCCGGGGCGACTACGGCCTCGACCTGAGCCAGAACGTCATCCACGGCTCGGACCACGAGGACGAGGGCGCCAACGAACGCGAGATCGAGCTGTTCTTCGACGAGGACGAGCTCGTCGAGTACGACCGCGCCGACGAGCCCTGGGTCTACGAAGACGCCGACCACTGA
- a CDS encoding ABC transporter permease has protein sequence MDWLRRRFPALLMARRNIGRTKVRSVLAALGIVIGVIAIASLGMFGLTLRYQLTQNLGDIGNQVMVVPGDSAGAPDALTERDLRQVESAASSGATVAPALQRVTRVSYNRETSEVRSVMGIDQPGKLFEAREGSIPEPYRSGALVGPDLADQYDLGPGDTIAVNGTTERVVAVLSPSQGFGFTDPSNQIVLPTRSFDTRGYDTITVTETDSTAANATAMAIRAQLNDRRERVTVQDYSGVADQIGQSFQALNLFLIGIGSISLLVAGVSILNVMLMSTVERRQEIGVLRAVGFQKLDVLKIMLSEAVLLGIVGGLVGAGFSIVAGLVLNHFVVGDATLAFRPGNFLYIGLAFAFGVGTSLVSGLYPAWKAANERPVEALRS, from the coding sequence ATGGACTGGCTGCGCCGGCGGTTCCCGGCGCTGTTGATGGCCCGGCGCAACATCGGTCGGACGAAGGTCAGGTCGGTGCTCGCGGCGCTGGGGATCGTCATCGGCGTCATCGCCATCGCGTCGCTGGGGATGTTCGGGCTGACGCTGCGGTACCAGCTCACCCAGAACCTCGGCGACATCGGCAACCAGGTGATGGTCGTGCCCGGGGACTCAGCGGGAGCGCCCGACGCGCTCACCGAACGGGACCTGCGCCAGGTCGAGTCGGCCGCCAGCTCGGGCGCGACCGTCGCGCCCGCGCTGCAGCGAGTCACCAGGGTTTCCTACAACAGGGAGACATCCGAAGTCAGGTCGGTCATGGGGATCGACCAGCCGGGCAAGCTGTTCGAGGCCCGGGAGGGGTCGATCCCCGAACCCTACCGGAGCGGCGCCCTGGTCGGGCCGGACCTCGCGGACCAGTACGACCTCGGGCCCGGAGACACGATCGCGGTCAACGGGACGACCGAACGGGTCGTCGCCGTGCTCTCGCCGAGCCAGGGCTTCGGCTTCACCGACCCGAGCAACCAGATCGTGCTCCCGACCCGGAGCTTCGACACGCGCGGCTACGACACCATCACCGTCACCGAGACCGACAGCACGGCCGCCAACGCCACCGCGATGGCGATCCGCGCCCAGCTGAACGACCGCCGCGAGCGCGTCACCGTCCAGGACTACTCCGGGGTCGCCGACCAGATCGGCCAGTCGTTCCAGGCGCTGAACCTCTTCCTCATCGGCATCGGCTCCATCTCGCTGCTGGTCGCCGGCGTGAGCATCCTCAACGTCATGCTGATGAGCACCGTCGAGCGCCGCCAGGAGATCGGCGTGTTGCGCGCCGTCGGCTTCCAGAAGCTCGACGTGCTGAAGATCATGCTCTCGGAGGCGGTCCTGCTGGGTATCGTCGGCGGCCTCGTCGGCGCCGGCTTCTCCATCGTCGCCGGCCTGGTCCTCAACCACTTCGTCGTCGGCGACGCCACCCTCGCCTTCCGCCCGGGCAACTTCCTCTACATCGGGCTCGCCTTCGCCTTCGGCGTCGGCACCAGCCTGGTCAGCGGGCTCTACCCGGCGTGGAAGGCCGCCAACGAGCGCCCCGTCGAAGCGCTGCGGAGCTGA
- a CDS encoding COG1361 family protein: MNRSKTVALAVLIAVASLPAVAAATSVNVTVSSVDVTPSEPVPGDEITIEPTIENFESSSAGYFVDRVRVIKADDGPHPKQYADVKNIGTVPAGSDRTVPLSVSFDEPGTYDLQVNVTGRDTENDRLTRLSYPVSITVEQRYPQLDVDANDSVAGVRTDGSVTVANSLSAPIESVELTVGGEAVTVTNRREVLATVGSNDSRTVEFDYRADDPGRHRLTATLTYTTAGGVTDTVTDTVTVRTERERPQIDIDTNTSIAGLESEGTVTVANGLGAAVTNAELTVAGDGVAVRNDRSVFTRIADGESATAAFDFRPSSAGDHEVTATLSYSTPGGATRTVNETVSLQADPLRDSVALDLSTREGGNSQAVTVSVLNRGNARISNVSVRATSPNASVGQALVDRVAAGESRTVRLNASLSGDYAAVDVVATYDVAQQRGETSASTALTQTPGTIGLTGLEVVPDGDRLRISGSASNLGTTDAESVLVSVVDSERVTPTAPNREYFVGTVPASDFVSFDVYATTRGNVSTVPLHVEYLVDGQRHTRTVEVDAASASRALAAGPDVDRNSGGGGGFLLPLAVGAVVVVVVLAVMVRAWRASRGGD, from the coding sequence ATGAATCGCAGCAAGACGGTAGCACTCGCGGTCCTGATCGCAGTCGCATCGCTCCCGGCCGTCGCGGCCGCAACCAGCGTCAACGTGACCGTCTCGTCGGTCGACGTGACGCCGTCCGAGCCGGTCCCCGGCGACGAGATCACGATCGAGCCGACCATCGAGAACTTCGAGAGTAGCTCGGCGGGGTACTTCGTCGACCGCGTCCGGGTCATCAAGGCCGACGACGGGCCCCACCCGAAGCAGTACGCGGACGTGAAGAACATCGGGACGGTCCCCGCCGGCTCCGACCGGACCGTCCCGCTGTCGGTGTCGTTCGACGAACCGGGCACGTACGACCTGCAGGTGAACGTCACCGGCCGTGATACCGAGAACGACCGGCTGACGCGGCTGAGCTACCCTGTCTCGATCACGGTGGAACAGCGCTATCCGCAGCTCGACGTCGACGCCAACGACTCCGTCGCGGGCGTCCGGACGGACGGGTCGGTCACGGTCGCCAACAGCCTGTCGGCCCCCATCGAGAGCGTCGAGCTCACCGTCGGCGGCGAGGCGGTGACCGTCACCAACCGCCGGGAGGTGCTCGCGACCGTCGGGAGCAACGACTCCCGGACCGTCGAGTTCGACTACCGCGCGGACGACCCCGGTCGCCACCGGCTGACGGCGACGCTGACCTACACGACCGCGGGCGGCGTGACCGACACGGTCACCGACACCGTGACGGTCCGCACCGAGCGCGAGCGGCCGCAGATCGACATCGATACCAACACCTCGATCGCCGGTCTGGAGTCCGAGGGCACCGTCACCGTCGCCAACGGCCTCGGCGCGGCGGTGACCAACGCCGAGCTGACGGTCGCCGGCGACGGCGTCGCCGTCCGCAACGACCGCTCGGTGTTCACCCGGATCGCCGACGGCGAGTCGGCGACCGCGGCCTTCGACTTCCGGCCGTCGTCGGCCGGCGACCACGAGGTGACCGCGACGCTCTCCTATTCGACGCCGGGCGGGGCGACCCGCACCGTCAACGAGACGGTGTCCCTGCAGGCCGACCCGCTGCGCGACAGCGTCGCGCTGGACCTGAGCACCCGCGAGGGGGGTAACTCCCAGGCCGTGACGGTGTCGGTGCTCAACCGGGGCAACGCGCGGATCTCGAACGTCAGCGTGCGCGCCACGTCGCCGAACGCCTCGGTCGGGCAGGCGCTGGTCGACCGCGTCGCCGCCGGCGAGTCCCGGACGGTCCGGCTGAACGCGAGCCTGTCGGGTGACTACGCGGCGGTCGACGTGGTCGCCACCTACGACGTGGCCCAACAGCGCGGCGAGACCTCGGCGTCGACGGCGCTGACACAGACGCCCGGCACCATCGGCCTGACCGGGCTGGAGGTCGTGCCGGACGGGGACCGGCTCCGCATCTCCGGGAGCGCGAGCAACCTCGGGACGACCGACGCCGAGAGCGTCCTCGTCAGCGTCGTCGACAGCGAGCGGGTGACGCCCACCGCGCCCAACCGCGAGTACTTCGTCGGCACCGTCCCCGCGAGCGACTTCGTCTCGTTCGACGTGTACGCGACCACGCGGGGCAACGTCTCGACGGTCCCGCTGCACGTCGAGTACCTCGTCGACGGGCAGCGTCACACCCGGACCGTCGAGGTCGACGCCGCGAGCGCCAGCCGCGCGCTCGCGGCCGGCCCGGATGTCGACCGGAACTCCGGCGGTGGCGGCGGCTTCCTCCTCCCGCTGGCGGTCGGCGCCGTCGTCGTGGTCGTCGTCCTCGCGGTGATGGTCCGCGCCTGGAGGGCGAGCCGTGGCGGTGATTGA
- a CDS encoding ABC transporter ATP-binding protein encodes MAVIETRSVVKRYRTGGETLEALKGIDFAVEPGEFVSIMGPSGSGKTTLLNLLGLLDDPSEGEVLLDGEDVTGLSDREQTAARKRTIGFVFQNFYLIPTLTARENVEVPALFDHDPSVEERSVDLLERMGLGDRLDHKPDELSGGQKQRVAIARSLINEPRLLLADEPTGNLDRDTGRQILEEFVDITERDVAVIAVTHDELVNDYVDRTVELVDGLMGEDAPTDGGRGGPGPAPSGDAGPDPDAGVSRAVGSPDDGTDGGDRP; translated from the coding sequence GTGGCGGTGATTGAGACCCGGAGCGTCGTCAAGCGCTACCGGACCGGCGGGGAGACGCTGGAGGCGCTGAAGGGGATCGACTTCGCCGTCGAGCCCGGCGAGTTCGTCTCCATCATGGGCCCCAGCGGCAGCGGCAAGACCACGCTGCTCAACCTGCTCGGCCTGCTGGACGACCCCAGCGAGGGCGAGGTCCTGCTCGACGGCGAGGACGTGACCGGGCTCTCGGACCGCGAGCAGACCGCCGCCCGCAAGCGCACCATCGGGTTCGTCTTCCAGAACTTCTATCTCATCCCGACGCTGACGGCGAGGGAGAACGTCGAGGTGCCCGCCCTGTTCGACCACGACCCGTCCGTCGAGGAGCGCTCCGTGGACCTCCTGGAGCGGATGGGGCTGGGCGACCGGCTCGACCACAAGCCCGACGAGCTCTCCGGCGGCCAGAAACAGCGGGTCGCCATCGCCCGGTCGCTCATCAACGAGCCCAGGCTGTTGCTGGCCGACGAGCCGACCGGGAACCTCGACCGCGACACGGGCCGGCAGATCCTCGAGGAGTTCGTCGACATCACCGAGCGCGACGTGGCCGTCATCGCCGTCACCCACGACGAACTCGTCAACGACTACGTCGACCGCACGGTGGAACTCGTCGACGGTCTCATGGGCGAGGACGCGCCGACCGACGGCGGCCGCGGCGGTCCCGGTCCCGCACCGAGTGGAGACGCCGGTCCCGACCCGGACGCCGGTGTGTCCAGGGCGGTCGGCTCGCCGGACGACGGGACGGACGGAGGTGACCGGCCGTGA
- a CDS encoding phosphotransferase family protein: MQTTSAADIEAVLDESGPDYEEFSYEAATGGTRADVYMVTLVYDGNEYEVVVKFQPPNDDRFAVEPKLHEYVADRTSIPIPRILVFKQEPERSVPPYFVTERVRGDNLADQYGAMDQSHWERVIEQVGTIMGDLHSEIAFEAFGRLMLHDDRITIRNWRGNWREYFADLTRSHIDRLSGTPFEGMQSRARDAVEDTLSLVPEDGMPRLVHDDMQPTNLLCILDEPDPITAVLDWQDTLAAHRDYQLAQSEFLYIDSTFDDPQVCERLRERLYEGYRTHAEFDPGETYERCKPVYQLSTLLWRMTGFDDAFAEDDLGRARAEFQYRQQFDRLLDKLPR, translated from the coding sequence GTGCAGACGACATCGGCCGCCGACATCGAGGCCGTCCTCGACGAGTCCGGCCCGGACTACGAGGAGTTCAGCTACGAAGCGGCCACGGGCGGGACGCGGGCGGACGTGTACATGGTCACGCTCGTCTACGACGGCAACGAGTACGAGGTCGTCGTCAAGTTCCAGCCGCCCAACGACGACCGGTTCGCGGTCGAGCCGAAGCTCCACGAGTACGTCGCCGACCGGACTTCGATTCCGATCCCCCGCATCCTCGTGTTCAAGCAGGAACCGGAGCGGTCGGTCCCGCCGTACTTCGTCACCGAGCGGGTCCGCGGGGACAACCTCGCCGACCAGTACGGCGCGATGGACCAGAGCCACTGGGAGCGGGTCATCGAGCAGGTCGGGACGATCATGGGCGACCTGCACTCGGAGATCGCCTTCGAGGCGTTCGGCCGGCTGATGCTCCACGACGACCGGATCACGATCCGCAACTGGCGGGGCAACTGGCGGGAGTACTTCGCCGACCTCACCCGGTCGCACATCGACCGCCTCTCCGGGACCCCGTTCGAGGGGATGCAGTCGCGGGCGCGTGACGCCGTCGAGGACACCCTCTCGCTGGTGCCCGAGGACGGGATGCCCCGGCTCGTCCACGACGACATGCAGCCGACGAACCTGCTCTGTATCCTCGACGAGCCGGACCCGATCACCGCGGTACTGGACTGGCAGGACACGCTAGCGGCCCACCGCGACTACCAGCTCGCCCAGTCGGAGTTCCTCTACATCGACTCGACGTTCGACGACCCCCAGGTCTGCGAGCGCCTGCGCGAACGGCTCTACGAGGGCTACCGGACCCACGCGGAGTTCGACCCCGGCGAGACCTACGAGCGGTGCAAGCCGGTCTACCAGCTGTCGACGCTTCTGTGGCGGATGACCGGCTTCGACGACGCCTTCGCCGAGGACGACCTCGGCCGGGCCCGCGCCGAGTTCCAGTACCGCCAGCAGTTCGACCGCCTGCTGGACAAACTCCCGCGGTGA
- a CDS encoding HTH domain-containing protein, whose product MSATTDRRIELYLRGDTYGSYDRQQRVLERVEDLESAGVVADTEVDASWQRIRTPEQDSRDEALATYEEFGEWASENGYRLEPAFERRQRSYIGTDAVHDVVVFPMASLAVYEGSDLQAVFPCADESGEIHFTVGDCLDAFESGETDWFERFAPVSVDRASPRLTVGAD is encoded by the coding sequence ATGAGCGCGACCACCGACCGGCGGATCGAACTCTACCTCCGGGGCGACACGTACGGCAGCTACGACCGCCAGCAGCGGGTCCTCGAACGGGTCGAGGACCTAGAGTCGGCGGGGGTCGTCGCCGACACCGAGGTCGACGCCTCCTGGCAGCGCATCCGGACGCCCGAGCAGGACAGCCGCGACGAGGCGCTGGCCACCTACGAGGAGTTCGGCGAGTGGGCCTCCGAGAACGGCTACCGGCTCGAACCGGCCTTCGAGCGCCGACAGCGCTCGTACATCGGGACCGACGCCGTCCACGACGTGGTCGTCTTCCCGATGGCGTCGCTGGCGGTCTACGAGGGGAGCGACCTGCAGGCCGTGTTCCCCTGCGCCGACGAGAGCGGCGAGATCCACTTCACCGTGGGTGACTGCCTGGACGCCTTCGAGTCCGGCGAGACGGACTGGTTCGAGCGGTTCGCGCCGGTGTCGGTCGACCGCGCGAGCCCGCGGCTGACGGTCGGCGCGGACTGA